The following are encoded together in the Lathyrus oleraceus cultivar Zhongwan6 chromosome 3, CAAS_Psat_ZW6_1.0, whole genome shotgun sequence genome:
- the LOC127131290 gene encoding uncharacterized protein LOC127131290 yields MDERVRAIESPNTFGMEVADKCLVLGVKIPAKFKVPTFEKYQGTTCPKTHIRSYRRKMAAYSGDEKLLIHFFQDSLNGASLEWYMQLECSHARSWRELDEAFLKHYYYNTGMAPNRTQLQSLTQKYEESFKEYAHHWRDLAARVQPPLLEKELVDMFMGTLQGPYLDRMIGSAFASFSDLVAAGEWIENSLKTGKIQGFAVAYNGTKKPYSGFPKKKEGETNATSTSKGKGKAYRTPYYQVAEVTPNNYQQPTYAIPAVL; encoded by the coding sequence ATGGATGAAAGAGTTCGAGCCATTGAAAGCCCTAACACCTTCGGGATGGAAGTTGCTGACAAGTGCTTAGTCCTAGGGGTCAAGATCCCAGCTAAGTTCAAAGTACCTACCTTCGAGAAATATCAGGGGACTACTTGTCCCAAGACCCATATCAGGTCATACCGTAGGAAAATGGCAGCTTATTCAGGCGACGAAAAGCTACTGATAcatttcttccaagacagtctcAACGGagcatccctggaatggtacatgcAACTTGAATGCTCACATGCGCGTTCTTGGAGAGAGTTAGATGAAGCTTTCTTGAAGCATTATTATTATAACACCGGTATGGCGCCAAATAGGACACAACTTCAGAGTTTGACTCAGAAATATGAAGAATCCTTCAAAGAATATGCACATCATTGGAGGGACCTAGCTGCTAGGGTCCAACCTCCTCTGCTTGAGAAGGAACTGGTTGATATGTTCATGGGTACACTCCAAGGCCCATATTTGGACCGAATGATAGGAAGTGCTTTTGCCAGCTTCTCTGATCTCGTTGCCGCTGGAGAATGGATCGAGAACAGTCTGAAGACTGGAAAAATCCAAGGTTTTGCTGTTGCTTATAATGGGACAAAGAAACCCTATAGTGGTTTTCCCAAGAAAAAGGAGGGAGAAACCAACGCTACATCAACCTCAAAGGGGAAAGGTAAAGCTTACCGAACCCCGTACTATCAAGTTGCAGAAGTGACTCCCAACAACTATCAACAACCGACATACGCCATTCCCGCTGTTCTATAA